Within Anopheles ziemanni chromosome 2, idAnoZiCoDA_A2_x.2, whole genome shotgun sequence, the genomic segment atgtgtgtatgtatgtgtgtttatgtaCGTGTTCGTCATACTTGTTGATGTTTAAAATAGTAGACAAAAAGCAGAATAATTTTCCACATAGAGTCGATTTTTTaggataattttgttttgggtACTTTTCCGCATTAAGACGAACGGAAATAAGGGTTTCGGGAATGGGAGAATGAACATTCGGTTAGattaaaattcattgcaaGGTTTCAGGAGCACGTGCGTTCGCACGTGAAGGAAAGCGTTGCGGGAGATagcgaaacaacaacaaaaaaaaaagaaaatcctccCAAAAAGTTGCAACACCTTCATCACTCTAATTCAACTGGACACCAAATATGAtagcaaaatataaataattataGAGAATATCGGATAGGAAATCGatggttttgggttttggcggAATAAGGGCTAGAAACGTAGAAGATCGAACACGATCGCGCGAACGCGTACTTGTGTGAAGCGCAAGCGTTTGATAGACCAATATCACTAAGGCGATGGGATAGTTTGTAATGGGAAGTGCATTAGTGCGGAATGGCGAGCAGGTTGAGATGTATTTTTGTACGTAAACTCAAGAAAACCACTGAAAAAATACTCATCATTGTAATAAGCGTGGGTTACCGCAAGCAAAAGTGTGAACCCACGATCGCGCTCATATGAGTAACGTGGATCGTGGTGCAAGTGTTTAGCCTTAATCTAACGCAAATCGGCACCCAGGTGCCTCGGTTTGTGCGTTAGTTAGTCATTAAAAATCTATCTAAATATGCGTATATTACACACTAGAGCGTAAACACGACGGTCAATTGATGTAGTGATGTTAAACCAGAATTTCTGCAAGCGAAAACAAAGTGTTGCAAATGTAGTTGTTGACATCAAGGTCGGTAGGCATAAACGCATAGTTGAATGCTAGtttgtatcgtttttttttctttttctccatttctccGTTGGAAACTAATGTCAGGTTTTCCTTGTGGTTGATAGCGAATGTTTGCGACTCGAAACGAAACACCATTTTCCCACACTATGTCCCCATGTGTCCCTCCTTATCCATATTTTTTTACCCCCGAGAGTCCGACGACCAAACAGAAACCGCAAAGTCGTTGGGATAAGTTTGAGAACTCGAAGAGCGGAGGATCTTGGCAaaagacagaagaaaaaaaacacaaaaaagaacaccACCCATTCGACGGGTCGACTTCATACGAAAACTTGACATTACATGATAACGGGAACGAAACACAGTTGAAAGTTAACAGAAGAACCGGAAGAGGAGATAACGCGAGAACGGGAAGATAAAGTAACACGGTAAGCCCGTTTCCCTTTGCTAGCTCTAAGTGCATGAACTAATCTAACGTTTCCTCCGTAGAACGCCGCCTAGTGACGAAAGAGTAAGAGTAGGATAGAAGTGGGGAAACATGCTTTGGTGGACAAAGCATAGCGCGGTTAGGCGGGATGGCAATCGGATGAATGTAAAGATGGAACAATTCCAAAAGGgctataaaacaaaacaagtaaaaaaaacgaacatatAAACGAGAATATTAGTAGGCGAAGGTTATCGATTATATTGTAAGTGTCCCATCGTGCGGGAAACCAAGTGCAATGAGTCGGATGTAGACAGACGGGAACAACGCTTCGGTGTACGTGTagaggagtgtgtgtgtttgtgtgcgtgagGATGGGCCGAAAAGTTAGATTAGCAAAGTGTAGcaagtagaatatttatatacgcaacacgctaaaacaaataaaaaaacaagcgcTACGAATTCCAAGCTCCACTAACGAGGGCAACGCATTAAATACAGCTGTATATAACAATAATTAAACCGAtaataaacacaaaacaaaacatagtggtggaaaataaatttgtaactGAAAATGGAggtgtttttttgtcatttgttTGTACATACCCCGGAATCGGAATGCATCGCTCCACACGGTAGCGCATCTCTTGGGCGAACTCTGCCCACAGCTGGGCGACCGCTCGCTTTCCGCCGAAGAATGCGTTGCACAGGGCGAGCAGGGTGGTCAACCGATGCACGAGTGAGTCCGGGTTGGCCGATTTAATCTTCAGCGGGTCAAACTCGACCGACCCGGTGGGAGGTTGGTACGGCCAGTGCGGATCTTGCTGCGCATCGGGAAACAGATAGTAGAGCATGTCCTTGAGCTGTTCGTCGTTCAGGGGGCCCTCGAGTTTGGGTTGCTTTTTAGCCGATCCGCCGATCGTCGGCAGGACGGAGGAAAGGCTGGGAATTTTCGATTCCGTCAGCAAGTCCAATGGGTTCGGTCCACGGTCGTCGAGGTTTTGCGTGGCACCGAATGCAAGCTCGCTGAAGTACTCCGTCAGGGCGCGGCGTGAGTTGACGATCTGCAGGAATTCTTGGATGCAATCGGCCATGAAGCACACTGGTGTGTCCTCGAATTGTACCCGAACGCTCCAGAGTGGGGCCGTCAGCGGATCGAAGTCGGAGTAGGTCTGCGAATCGACGACCACGTTGTCCGCTACCTGGGGCCAAGTGCAGTGTACGAGCAGTTCCGCCACCGGATCAACCGACACACCGAACGGAAGCGATACGTTCCACCGGCCCCCTGGTGTGTCCTCGGACCCTCCATCGGAGAAGGGAATGGACTTGTCGCTTGCAAAACCGCCCGATATGAAGCGCGACAGGGAGTAGGTAAAGCGTACCGACACTACCACCGGATCGACGTACTGCACTCCGATCTTCCCCTTGAACACTTCCAGCAGCCCGGAAAGGTACTTGCACGTCGGTGGCGTTACGTGCAGGTGCACGATGTCGAACGAAAGGCGCACCGCGCCGGACTCACAAACCCCCAGGAACACGTTCTGCACCTTGTCCATCACCTGCACAAACACCGGCACGTCGCAGCTGCTCTCCGCGACGGCAATGTGCACCGAGCTCATCAGGATCCGGATCTGGCTTTCGTTCGTGATCGATTTCTTCACCGGCGACACGATCACAAACTCCCGCAGCCCGTACCACTGCGCCAGCGGGTGCAGCTTATCATCGTCCTCCTGCCTGCCTCCCAGTACAACGCAGTAATCGTTTTCGGTCGACAGTAGATCCACGAACGTTTGACATCCGGACGACGTGGATGCTCCGCTCGTAATGAGCCCGTGTTCCTCTGCCGTCTCTAGATAAGCCTTGTAGTGGGCCACGTGGAGCTCAACATCGGAGAACTTGATCGTTTCTCGGGCCACATTCCACTTGCATGTGGCTAGTTCGTGGTCGCCCAGCTTCCGGAACGATCCCTGCCCGTAGGAAAGCTTCCATTCGTGAAATATTTCCTCCAGACGGGCATTAAACAGCTCCCAGTCGGAGGCAGTGGTGAAATCTTGCTGGAAGAATTCTGCATCGTCCACTTCTTCGTTCATCATGGCGCAGGATAGGGGAGCAAGTATTTACGATCACTTTcaccgtcacgaaacgcgaaaTCACTTTCACTAGCGCGCGAGTCACCGATTTTCATGAAAATGCAATACTGCActattgtaaacaaaaacagagcGACGCTGTCAAACGAATTACGCCACCACGATTTACACCGCACCAGGTCTTACACCACCACCAGATCAGCTGTTCTTTGTTTCACAACAAAACAGATTCAAATTGCATTTAATGAAACAGTTTCATTACGAAAGCAGAAATATAATTCTAAAATAAACGAGGATAGGACaccataaaattattttctacaCTTTAGATTTTATTACCAGTCAACTAGATTCATACTTTTTTCCCATTGATTTTCGTCAACTTATTTCGGGCtattttatcgaaaaacaGCAACCCCGCGGCTCGTTCTACCGTTTCCGGTGGTACTTGGAACATCGTCAGCGGTGTCTTATCGTCGATTTTTTGGTTTGGCAGTACGTATGATTCCATTTCAAGCCGTCCGTCGCTCATTTCCATTACAATAACTTTGTAAAAATGCGTCGGAACCGCAACATTATTCGCTCCGATTACTTGATATTTAACGTACAGTTTGCCATCGTCCTCTTTACGTGGCAGATAGAGTGGCCCCGTGCAGCAGTAAACGTTGGGGTATTCTTTCGTAAGTTTTCTCACGTACCGTTCGAGGTGATTCCATTTGTCGCGATTGAATCCAACGCCAACCTGTGGGGAATGGAGGACAGAAATTATGGTATTGTACATTACTGAAGGTGTGTCCATTACCTGTGGAGCCATATTCGTAAGGAAGAACGTTTGGTCACAGTGTTTCTGTTCCGTCCGGTGGTTGCCAGCGGCTGCCATGTGACCCCGATCGAACCCGGACCCTTTGTAGTCGCTGTTGAGCGAGCGAAAGAACGGATGGACACTTTCGTCCGGCTTAAAATCGCACTTGGCACGATCGACAGCGTCATTGTGTTTAACCGTGTCCGGCGTCATGTGCTCAAATACCCAATGCGCCACGCGTGTCCTTCGGTCGTACGAGAGCACATAATCGTCAAAGGATCGTACGTTGTCCAACCCGGGGAAACCGTACTTCATTATTTGCCCCACACGGCTAACATTGACCGTGGCTGGTGGTTGACTAGAGGCGGGAATGATGGAAGCCGCTGAAACGGTTCCAAAAATCGGTAACGCGGGTTTGGGACAAAAGTCCCCCAGTGTGCCGGTGTTTACATAATCGCTGGTGGGCACGGTTTTCCGGCGCTCGAGGTACGATCCGGTCAGATAGCCACCTATTCCGACGGATGAAAGCACGAGTAGCCGGGACATAACACTCGACGACATTCCGGACTTTCTAGTTAACAAATAACACTAACTTATTGCACATTGTggtaaaattaaaccaaacctGGACGTATTTGgtaaacaaatgaaagaaaaaaaggaaacacaaacTTATGCCAAACGAAACCCACGCAATCTAACTTAAGTGGTTCAAAGGTGGGGTAGCTTACATCATTTGACGTTTGTATACGGTAGTCAACATCAAAATTACCAATTAAACCTTGCATTATCTATTGATTAATTTCATCCAAAGTCttgttgaataatattttactAGTTTTAGAGCATTACATCAATCCTACTAAAGTACACTCAATATGAGAAACAAATTTAGAAAACCTTCGGCTATAGCAATCGTGTTTGCATGGAAACGTCAATACGTTCGTAACTAACCTTCTCTTGTACATGCCACTTTGATTTCCTCTTTACGTTTTAATGTCGTCATTTAGTTTTGcgtttgtgttttgattttcaataTCGGAAATATTAGTCGAAATAAGTTCAAGGCCTTGACTATCCAGGTAAAATTTAGTAGAACTTTGAGCCTGTATTTTGTTCCATCGATAAGTGCAATCATACTACAGCTTTTTGTTCGAAAACCTTTGCAGAGCTTCCCAATTTGCCAGCTAGACGGTTTCGTTGACCCAATTTCATCATGCTGGACAATAGTGAGGCATCCGAAGAGTTGAACGGCATCATCAACCAGATGGGCGGCTACACGATGAATGCTGCGGATTTCGTCAGTTCGTATGAAAACATGCGCCGAACGACCCGGGTAGGTGGTAGAGGTCGCGGTATCATACGCCAGAATGCCCAGGATGGGATGGCAGAAATTCGTCTCGCCGCTCAACTGAACCGCCTGCAGCCGCACGCCTTCCCGATCGGCCACCTAGCAACGACGGATGAGATACTTGCGCGCAATGACCCATCTGAAATCACAGCCGGTATTCGAGCGATGGGAATCAGCGGTGCAGATGGTGCACTGAGCAGTGCCACTACACGGCGTACGATTTTGGACGGCGACGATATACATATCGATGGTAACGTGCCCGTCATTCTTAACGGAGATCTGTTTCATCATCAGCGAAACTCGCCGGACGAAAGTAATTTGCCTAAACCGGTGGAGCCCTACGATCCGAATCTCCCACTAGCTTTACAGTTTTCTACCATCACCGAGCTTCATAGGTGCCCGCAAGCTCCCGTGCGGAAAAAGGAACCAAAACCTCAACCGGCACCATCCTCCAGTcggagcaaaaccaaaaaaatcaaatatagAAGGCTACGAGACGTCGAGCTGAAGGAGCAACCCAAACCGCGAGGACGATACGATAGGGATCTTCCCATTGGCCCTGGAATAGCCAACAGTCGCTCTGTTTTCGGGGAAGATGGTATCAAATTTCTCTAACAACCGATCAATTCAAACTTGCAAACGggtgatatttttaaaacattcaaaatcaaAAGATTATCGtgcacactctttcattagTTCTAATCAAGCGAAAACCATTTCGGTTACCATTTTTCCTCTACTTTACTTAAGTTTCGAAGGTTCATAGAGGTTAAGTCGTTAAGGCCATTCTGCCTGGCTACACTTCTttacaggggaggtttcagccTCTGCTAGGAATCGTACCCTTGCAACCGAACAAAGTGTCTAGGGGTTAAACTGGCAATTGGTTTGAAAATTATCTATGTTTTAGGACAGAATACCTAATACCGAATTTATTGTCTAACTTGGATGAAGGCTTCAAGGAAAAACAGTTTATACATTTGatacaaacagaaacaaatgaaaacgtcGGTATTTACAACAAACCTTACCGTACAAGAAAACTGTTCTTATGCGGATTGACGATGTTTAGTAAGATAAATGTAAGCCGCGACCAAAGACAATATGAGAGAATAAACCTTTTCGTGTTGATGCAATATAATGGAAGAGAAGGAagtaaaaagttgttgaaataatatacttacatattttttaatatacatTAATAGTGTTCTGGTGTAGCCTTGTTGcgtttattttagtttaat encodes:
- the LOC131293270 gene encoding rab3 GTPase-activating protein catalytic subunit — encoded protein: MMNEEVDDAEFFQQDFTTASDWELFNARLEEIFHEWKLSYGQGSFRKLGDHELATCKWNVARETIKFSDVELHVAHYKAYLETAEEHGLITSGASTSSGCQTFVDLLSTENDYCVVLGGRQEDDDKLHPLAQWYGLREFVIVSPVKKSITNESQIRILMSSVHIAVAESSCDVPVFVQVMDKVQNVFLGVCESGAVRLSFDIVHLHVTPPTCKYLSGLLEVFKGKIGVQYVDPVVVSVRFTYSLSRFISGGFASDKSIPFSDGGSEDTPGGRWNVSLPFGVSVDPVAELLVHCTWPQVADNVVVDSQTYSDFDPLTAPLWSVRVQFEDTPVCFMADCIQEFLQIVNSRRALTEYFSELAFGATQNLDDRGPNPLDLLTESKIPSLSSVLPTIGGSAKKQPKLEGPLNDEQLKDMLYYLFPDAQQDPHWPYQPPTGSVEFDPLKIKSANPDSLVHRLTTLLALCNAFFGGKRAVAQLWAEFAQEMRYRVERCIPIPGRRSTEETLD
- the LOC131288204 gene encoding endonuclease G, mitochondrial encodes the protein MSSSVMSRLLVLSSVGIGGYLTGSYLERRKTVPTSDYVNTGTLGDFCPKPALPIFGTVSAASIIPASSQPPATVNVSRVGQIMKYGFPGLDNVRSFDDYVLSYDRRTRVAHWVFEHMTPDTVKHNDAVDRAKCDFKPDESVHPFFRSLNSDYKGSGFDRGHMAAAGNHRTEQKHCDQTFFLTNMAPQVGVGFNRDKWNHLERYVRKLTKEYPNVYCCTGPLYLPRKEDDGKLYVKYQVIGANNVAVPTHFYKVIVMEMSDGRLEMESYVLPNQKIDDKTPLTMFQVPPETVERAAGLLFFDKIARNKLTKINGKKV
- the LOC131293271 gene encoding uncharacterized protein LOC131293271, translating into MLDNSEASEELNGIINQMGGYTMNAADFVSSYENMRRTTRVGGRGRGIIRQNAQDGMAEIRLAAQLNRLQPHAFPIGHLATTDEILARNDPSEITAGIRAMGISGADGALSSATTRRTILDGDDIHIDGNVPVILNGDLFHHQRNSPDESNLPKPVEPYDPNLPLALQFSTITELHRCPQAPVRKKEPKPQPAPSSSRSKTKKIKYRRLRDVELKEQPKPRGRYDRDLPIGPGIANSRSVFGEDGIKFL